A single genomic interval of Octopus bimaculoides isolate UCB-OBI-ISO-001 chromosome 10, ASM119413v2, whole genome shotgun sequence harbors:
- the LOC106876276 gene encoding cytosolic carboxypeptidase-like protein 5 → MEVSVGGLLFTSNFDSGNLAKVERVYKDDTKDSSSVSNNVNRNAELQPDLEYNVWTRPDCSNTIYENGNRSWFYFGVEGGLPGQLIKINIMNMNRQGKLYSQGYCPVIYTVPGSNKWERLQEKPAFDTIDGQFILSFFHRFTEIKGATTYFAFAYPHSYIECQNNINELEERFSYCKNISSVENIAEDTVYFYRELLCYSLEKLEVSLITVSSFHNIIDEEEPHFDPKLFPIKNQPRCKKFKEKRVFVVTSRVHPGETPSSFVFNGFLNFILRLDDPRSIQLRKQFVFKLIPILNPDGVMNGHYRTDTRGVNLNRVYGDPSFELNPSIYAAKSIIIYYHVNYRLKKDMYKDIKFPPTDILPKQTDTTSTTTTTSSTSTTKTIDTNSIIKFPEITNIGLCQITQSLHAARSGLSHRELTYKACLLASRYKCRNLYDGDLPKRPHSFSTYDRMTQNKLNACNSQAVKSINLCSQTSGSRSDSEDSSDPKGIKNGSLNKEYSAKTEEQTNAIDSELTMHLESLRISNGTNSEITQTDACRIHSESVECNCKSDGERTNSRNDGSDEDHDRYHTLPPNNVPSSAHLNNSAFRKILPQHSGIAFYIDLHGHASRKGCFIYGNFLEADDSQIQNMLYPKLVSLNSAHFEFDACNFSQRNMYIRDKRDGLSKEGSGRVAIHKCTGIIHSYTLECNYNTGKVMNAVPPAYGDKGRASPTPVVGIPPKYTPSIYEDNPIDLLMSDGSSSFFQYPWKQVFYLIFFCFSHFSSSRNKINSNDSILLNSLSTTSETVSKNLNSGKKELRPLKDVSSRLTSCSRKCNVANNKKEEESTTSETKVSGSFTLPNSTESPSLASLRSTRLQHNKINPISYNVCSESVPKHTTRLTSRNKPIDSKLQRAKSDISKNSSISPAIFSKPVKSNSLYDKKDAVKTGLSRSVSSGNDKQRSLLHLNHNHTWSAEGSFHNSKLMFKSRRHMSSSTSMQRKKSELVRGEGSLSSVHLKSKEFSSEATNDVQRNMPPKKKRKYSLFKRKPAVNSLRSNAITRNHLKNERRDSAAHEKFSHKHYRCSITKAATFQSFVNLSFSNVNRLPFQLEGCPLRNCSKSAKEPEVPS, encoded by the exons atcCTGGTTCTACTTTGGTGTAGAGGGGGGATTGCCTGGCCAACTGATCAAAATCAACATTATGAATATGAACCGTCAAGGTAAACTTTATAGCCAAGGATACTGTCCAGTGATATACACAGTTCCTGGCAGCAATAAATGGGAACGTCTTCAAGAGAAACCAGCTTTTGAT ACTATTGATGGCCAatttattctgtcattctttcaTCGGTTCACGGAAATCAAAGGTGCTACAACATACTTTGCTTTTGCTTACCCACATTCCTACATTGAATGTCAGAACAACATCAATGAGTTGGAAGAGAGATTTAGTTACTGTAAAaatatatcttctgttgaaaacat TGCAGAAGATACCGTTTACTTCTACCGAGAGCTGCTGTGTTACTCCCTGGAGAAGTTGGAGGTCAGTCTAATAACCGTTTCATCATTCCATAACATCATCGATGAGGAGGAACCTCACTTTGATCCAAAACTTTTCCCCATTAAAAACCAGCCAAGGTGCAAgaaatttaaagagaaaaga GTGTTTGTAGTAACGAGTCGTGTCCACCCAGGTGAAACTCCTTCCAGCTTTGTATTTAATGGTTTCTTAAATTTTATCCTTCGACTTGATGATCCTCGGTCAATTCAACTACGAAAGCAGTTTGTCTTCAAGTTGATTCCAATATTAAATCCAGATGGTGTCATGAATGGTCATTACCGGACAGACACACGTGGGGTGAACTTAAACAGAGTGTACGGGGACCCTAGCTTTGAACTCAATCCGTCCATATATGCTGCCAAAAGCATCATAATTTATTACCACGTCAACTATCGGCTAAAGAAAGACATGTACAAAGACATCAAGTTTCCTCCAACAGATATATTACCCAAACAAACTgacaccacctctaccactactaccaccagtaGTACAAGCACTACTAAAACCATTGATACCAATTCCATTATTAAGTTCCCTGAAATTACTAACATTGGTTTATGCCAAATCACCCAATCACTTCATGCAGCTAGATCAGGGTTGTCTCATCGAGAACTCACTTACAAAGCATGCCTATTAGCGTCTCGTTATAAATGCCGGAACTTATATGATGGTGATTTGCCAAAGAGACCTCATTCATTCTCCACTTATGATAGGATGACTCAGAACAAGTTAAATGCTTGCAACTCCCAAGCtgtaaaatcaataaatttgtGTAGTCAAACGAGTGGCAGCAGATCTGATTCTGAAGACTCTTCGGACCCTAAAGGCATCAAGAATGGTTCATTAAATAAAGAATACTCAGCAAAAACTGAAGAGCAGACAAATGCCATTGATTCTGAATTAACAATGCATTTAGAATCATTGAGAATTTCAAATGGAACTAACTCTGAAATAACCCAGACAGATGCATGTAGGATTCACTCAGAATCTGTTGAATGCAATTGTAAATCAGACGGAGAAAGAACAAACTCAAGAAATGATGGTTCTGATGAAGACCATGACAGATATCATACATTGCCGCCAAATAACGTTCCTTCTTCTGCTCATCTCAATAACAGTGCATTCCGAAAAATACTGCCCCAACACAGTGGCATTGCTTTCTATATTGACTTACATGGCCATGCCTCTCGTAAAGGCTGTTTCATCTATGGAAACTTCTTGGAAGCTGACGATTCACAG ATACAAAATATGCTCTATCCAAAGTTAGTGTCTCTGAATTCAGCACATTTTGAATTTGATGCCTGCAATTTTTCTCAACGCAACATGTACATCAGAGACAAACGTGATGGACTCTCGAAAGAAGGAAGTGGACGTGTAGCTATTCATAAGTGTACAGGTATCATTCACAG CTATACCCTAGAGTGTAATTACAACACTGGTAAAGTTATGAATGCCGTTCCCCCAGCTTACGGGGACAAAGGCAGAGCTTCTCCAACTCCTGTTGTTGGTATTCCTCCGAAATATACTCCCAGCATCTATGAAGAT AATCCTATAGATCTCCTTATGTCTGATGGCAGcagttctttctttcaatatccatGGAAACAAGTTTTCTACTTgatctttttttg cTTTTCTCATTTCTCCTCTTCACGTAACAAAATCAACTCTAATGACAGTATTTTATTAAACTCACTCTCAACAACATCAGAAACAGTTTCAAAAAATCTCAACTCTGGCAAGAAAGAACTGCGTCCATTAAAAGATG TTTCTTCCCGGTTAACATCTTGTTCCCGAAAATGCAATGTAGCAAACAACAAAAAGGAAGAAGAGTCTACGACATCTGAAACCAAAGTTTCAGGTTCTTTCACTCTTCCCAACAGCACTGAGTCACCAAGTTTGGCTAGTCTGAGAAGTACACGGCTTCAGCACAACAAAATTAACCCCATTAGTTACAATGTGTGTTCTGAAAGTGTTCCAAAGCACACCACTAGGCTTACATCTCGGAATAAACCCATTGACTCTAAACTTCAGAGAGCAAAGTCAGATATCTCCAAAAAC TCTTCAATTTCACCTGCCATCTTCTCCAAACCAGTCAAAAGTAACTCCCTATATGACAAGAAAGATGCGGTTAAAACTGGCTTAAGCCGATCTGTGTCCAGTGGTAATGATAAGCAACGTTCATTGCTTCATTTAAATCATAACCACACATGGTCAGCCGAAGGTTCGTTTCATAATAGCAAGTTAATGTTTAAATCAAGACGGCACATGTCTTCTTCGACATCAATGCAGAGAAAGAAGAGTGAACTAGTAAGAGGTGAAGGTTCACTATCAAGTGTCCATTTGAAATCAAAGGAGTTTTCATCTGAAGCCACTAATGATGTTCAAAg AAATATGCCAccgaaaaagaaacgaaaatatagtTTGTTCAAGAGAAAACCAGCAGTAAACAGTCTCAGATCCAACGCCATCACTAGAAACCATTTGAAGAATGAGCGCCGAGACAGCGCAGCACATGAAAAATTTTCTCACAAAC ATTATAGATGTTCAATAACTAAAGCTGCTACCTTCCAAAGTTTTGTAAATTTATCTTTCAG CAATGTCAACAGGTTACCGTTTCAACTCGAAGGATGTCCTCTAAGGAATTGTTCTAAATCTGCCAAAGAACCAGAA gTTCCATCTTAG